Proteins encoded by one window of Leopardus geoffroyi isolate Oge1 chromosome X, O.geoffroyi_Oge1_pat1.0, whole genome shotgun sequence:
- the SLC7A3 gene encoding cationic amino acid transporter 3 isoform X1, with protein MLWHALRRFGQKLVRRRTLEPGMADTRLARCLSTLDLVALGVGSTLGAGVYVLAGEVAKDKAGPSIVICFLVAALSSVLAGLCYAEFGARVPRSGSAYLYSYVTVGELWAFTTGWNLILSYVIGTASVARAWSSAFDNLIGNHISRTLQGSISLHVPYVLAEYPDFFALGLVLLLTGLLALGASESALVTKVFTVVNLLVLGFVIISGFIKGDLHNWKLTEEDYKLTVARLNDTYSLGPLGSGGFVPFGLEGILHGAATCFYAFVGFDCIATTGEEAKNPQRSIPVGIVISLLVCFLAYFGVSSALTLMMPYYQLQPESPLPEAFLHTGWAPARYVVAIGSLCALSTSLLGSMFPMPRVIYAMAEDGLLFRVLARIHSGTHTPIVATVVSGIVAAFMAFLFELADLVDLMSIGTLLAYSLVAVCVLILRYQSEVKNEEDQVELQEEKTAEAEKLTLQGLFCPLNSNPTPLSGQVVYVCSSLVALLLTLLCLVLTKWPVPLLSGDPVWTAVVVLLLMLITGITGVIWRQPQSSTPLHFKVPALPLLPLMSIFVNVYLMMQMTAGTWARFGVWMLIGFAIYFGYGIHHSLEEVKSDQPPLKSRAKTLDLDLSSACTPSI; from the exons ATGCTGTGGCACGCACTTCGCAGATTTGGTCAAAAGCTGGTACGCAGACGTACCCTGGAGCCTGGCATGGCAGACACTCGCCTTGCTAGATGCCTGAGCACTCTGGATTTGGTGGCCCTGGGTGTGGGCAGCACGTTGGGTGCAGGCGTGTATGTCTTGGCTGGCGAGGTGGCCAAAGATAAAGCTGGACCATCCATTGTGATCTGCTTTTTGGTGGCCGCTCTATCTTCTGTGTTGGCTGGACTGTGCTATGCGGAGTTTGGTGCCCGAGTTCCCCGTTCTGGTTCTGCGTATCTGTACAGCTATGTCACCGTGGGTGAACTCTGGGCCTTCACCACTGGCTGGAACCTCATCCTCTCCTATGTCATCG GTACAGCCAGTGTGGCCCGGGCCTGGAGCTCGGCTTTCGACAACCTGATTGGGAACCACATCTCTCGTACCCTGCAAGGGAGCATCTCACTGCATGTTCCCTATGTCCTCGCAGAATATCCAGACTTCTTTGCTCTGGGCCTTGTGTTGTTGCTCACCG GATTGCTGGCTCTGGGGGCCAGTGAGTCAGCCCTGGTTACCAAAGTGTTCACAGTGGTGAACCTTTTGGTTCTTGGTTTTGTCATCATCTCTGGCTTCATTAAGGGGGACTTGCACAATTGGAAACTCACAGAAGAGGACTACAAACTGACCGTGGCTCGACTCAATGACACTTATAG CCTGGGCCCTCTGGGCTCTGGAGGATTTGTGCCTTTCGGCCTCGAGGGGATTCTCCATGGAGCAGCTACCTGTTTCTATGCATTTGTTGGTTTCGACTGTATTGCTACCACTG GCGAAGAAGCTAAGAATCCCCAACGTTCCATCCCCGTGGGCATTGTGATTTCACTGTTGGTCTGCTTTTTGGCATATTTTGGTGTCTCTTCGGCACTTACGCTTATGATGCCTTACTACCAGCTTCAACCTGAGAGCCCCTTGCCGGAGGCCTTTCTCCACACTGGATGGGCCCCTGCCCGCTATGTTGTGGCTATTGGATCCCTCTGTGCTCTTTCTACCAG cctcttGGGCTCTATGTTCCCCATGCCTCGGGTGATCTATGCGATGGCAGAGGATGGCCTCCTGTTCCGTGTCCTCGCCAGGATCCACAGCGGCACACACACCCCCATCGTGGCCACTGTGGTCTCTGGCATTGTTGCAG CATTCATGGCATTCCTCTTTGAGCTCGCTGATCTTGTGGACCTTATGTCAATTGGGACCCTGCTTGCTTACTCCCTGGTGGCTGTTTGTGTCCTCATCCTCAG GTATCAGTCTGAGGTGAAGAATGAGGAGGATCAGGTGGAGCTGCAGGAGGAGAAGACAGCTGAAGCCGAGAAGCTGACCCTACAGGGACTATTTTGTCCACTCAACTCCAATCCCACTCCACTCTCTGGCCAAGTTGTCTATGTTTGCTCCTCATTGGTTG CTCTGCTGCTGACTCTTCTTTGCCTGGTGCTGACCAAGTGGCCCGTTCCACTGCTTTCTGGAGACCCAGTGTGGACTGCAGTGGTTGTGCTGCTCCTGATGCTCATTACTGGGATCACTGGGGTCATTTGGAGACAGCCACAGAGCTCCACTCCCCTTCACTTTAAG GTACCTGCTTTGCCTCTTCTCCCACTAATGAGCATCTTTGTGAATGTTTACCTTATGATGCAGATGACAGCTGGCACCTGGGCCCGATTTGGGGTCTGGATGCTGATTG GGTTTGCTATCTACTTCGGCTATGGGATCCACCACAGCCTGGAAGAGGTTAAGAGTGACCAACCTCCACTCAAGTCTAGAGCCAAAACTTTAGACCTTGATCTCAGCAGTGCCTGTACACCTTCGATTTGA
- the SLC7A3 gene encoding cationic amino acid transporter 3 isoform X2 — MLWHALRRFGQKLVRRRTLEPGMADTRLARCLSTLDLVALGVGSTLGAGVYVLAGEVAKDKAGPSIVICFLVAALSSVLAGLCYAEFGARVPRSGSAYLYSYVTVGELWAFTTGWNLILSYVIGTASVARAWSSAFDNLIGNHISRTLQGSISLHVPYVLAEYPDFFALGLVLLLTGEEAKNPQRSIPVGIVISLLVCFLAYFGVSSALTLMMPYYQLQPESPLPEAFLHTGWAPARYVVAIGSLCALSTSLLGSMFPMPRVIYAMAEDGLLFRVLARIHSGTHTPIVATVVSGIVAAFMAFLFELADLVDLMSIGTLLAYSLVAVCVLILRYQSEVKNEEDQVELQEEKTAEAEKLTLQGLFCPLNSNPTPLSGQVVYVCSSLVALLLTLLCLVLTKWPVPLLSGDPVWTAVVVLLLMLITGITGVIWRQPQSSTPLHFKVPALPLLPLMSIFVNVYLMMQMTAGTWARFGVWMLIGFAIYFGYGIHHSLEEVKSDQPPLKSRAKTLDLDLSSACTPSI, encoded by the exons ATGCTGTGGCACGCACTTCGCAGATTTGGTCAAAAGCTGGTACGCAGACGTACCCTGGAGCCTGGCATGGCAGACACTCGCCTTGCTAGATGCCTGAGCACTCTGGATTTGGTGGCCCTGGGTGTGGGCAGCACGTTGGGTGCAGGCGTGTATGTCTTGGCTGGCGAGGTGGCCAAAGATAAAGCTGGACCATCCATTGTGATCTGCTTTTTGGTGGCCGCTCTATCTTCTGTGTTGGCTGGACTGTGCTATGCGGAGTTTGGTGCCCGAGTTCCCCGTTCTGGTTCTGCGTATCTGTACAGCTATGTCACCGTGGGTGAACTCTGGGCCTTCACCACTGGCTGGAACCTCATCCTCTCCTATGTCATCG GTACAGCCAGTGTGGCCCGGGCCTGGAGCTCGGCTTTCGACAACCTGATTGGGAACCACATCTCTCGTACCCTGCAAGGGAGCATCTCACTGCATGTTCCCTATGTCCTCGCAGAATATCCAGACTTCTTTGCTCTGGGCCTTGTGTTGTTGCTCACCG GCGAAGAAGCTAAGAATCCCCAACGTTCCATCCCCGTGGGCATTGTGATTTCACTGTTGGTCTGCTTTTTGGCATATTTTGGTGTCTCTTCGGCACTTACGCTTATGATGCCTTACTACCAGCTTCAACCTGAGAGCCCCTTGCCGGAGGCCTTTCTCCACACTGGATGGGCCCCTGCCCGCTATGTTGTGGCTATTGGATCCCTCTGTGCTCTTTCTACCAG cctcttGGGCTCTATGTTCCCCATGCCTCGGGTGATCTATGCGATGGCAGAGGATGGCCTCCTGTTCCGTGTCCTCGCCAGGATCCACAGCGGCACACACACCCCCATCGTGGCCACTGTGGTCTCTGGCATTGTTGCAG CATTCATGGCATTCCTCTTTGAGCTCGCTGATCTTGTGGACCTTATGTCAATTGGGACCCTGCTTGCTTACTCCCTGGTGGCTGTTTGTGTCCTCATCCTCAG GTATCAGTCTGAGGTGAAGAATGAGGAGGATCAGGTGGAGCTGCAGGAGGAGAAGACAGCTGAAGCCGAGAAGCTGACCCTACAGGGACTATTTTGTCCACTCAACTCCAATCCCACTCCACTCTCTGGCCAAGTTGTCTATGTTTGCTCCTCATTGGTTG CTCTGCTGCTGACTCTTCTTTGCCTGGTGCTGACCAAGTGGCCCGTTCCACTGCTTTCTGGAGACCCAGTGTGGACTGCAGTGGTTGTGCTGCTCCTGATGCTCATTACTGGGATCACTGGGGTCATTTGGAGACAGCCACAGAGCTCCACTCCCCTTCACTTTAAG GTACCTGCTTTGCCTCTTCTCCCACTAATGAGCATCTTTGTGAATGTTTACCTTATGATGCAGATGACAGCTGGCACCTGGGCCCGATTTGGGGTCTGGATGCTGATTG GGTTTGCTATCTACTTCGGCTATGGGATCCACCACAGCCTGGAAGAGGTTAAGAGTGACCAACCTCCACTCAAGTCTAGAGCCAAAACTTTAGACCTTGATCTCAGCAGTGCCTGTACACCTTCGATTTGA